The genomic stretch cagataaccaaaataatataacaatgttaacttcaatgtattaaacaatgctgcctaaatgtttcaaaattaataaatttaaacataaaatcacaccaatttacatcatttgaaagggaaaaagaaatataaaacatcagaaaataaatcatctcacttaatttgttaaacagttatatattgtcatttggacatgtcatacatcagcttctgttgttaaaacgttttctgttagttgtggatgatttccaggatcaattaaattatagttgatcacgcctatttcctgacagaaaggcccagataactaccaccatctattctagttgcctgaaataacataaggcatatttttttttacaaactatcagcaacaaacaaacacaaacatgtcactatctttaaatgtccgaattttaacatatccgaaatataatacaccaagtgaacgatatactttttatttcagaaattgttggtatcttaatcaaattatatccttccaaggtcataataataatggaactattaaacagaaatgctcgaaaatacctgtagaaaaagtgtataccggcatgtgtttttgtggagaaattaaatgcttttgccagcccgatcgcctatggttttgattaaagaaatagcggccctaataattattataattactgatcgtcgtgacagtttgtcccaatgttacttttttgggggctcaatatcataaaggagccaataataatccgataatccgataataacccccataaaacttgacaatagcagtaaaaacaccgtttgtaacacttacacgcttcagtgatttcaatatactctctgcactgtaggtcgcttacatcgtcgaaaatcaatatttacaactgacagacgctggccgctaatgctcagtcgcgtgctttcgatacgcagtacattttcggataagattttaccgattttttttttatacgccgctctttaaaaattggaggcacttttaaaaattcaaatggtcaatcaagacaaagtggttctataaatttagggttcccggaggaccacccagcttgaaagaaccggtggtcctcgccaaaatctgggggcctcgggtccccggaccaccgttagtgtcgaggcctgatTTACTCATCTTTTCAAAGTTATATACcaaatattttaagaataaatatatacGGGATTGACAAATATTAATCCAAAAACGGTTTTAAGGAAATTCGAATAACGCCTAAAACATTTCTTAACAGTGTCTTAATTATAACATAAACCGTGCCTTTATTGTCTACGCATGCCTCATTAGACGTCTTAAAAGGTACAATAATAACATTGTACCAAAAGGCACACgtatcaaatattttaatttgagctTTAACATTTCACTAAACGTTTAGGATGCCTGTATCAAACGGTTGTCAGTTATTTGGTGCGCAAGTCTTATTTTAACAGTAAATAAATAGTATTTTATCAAGGAAAAGACGAGTATTGGCGTGGAAATACATTCCACATATTCCGTTTATGggtaatttaatgtaaataatgatgataatgatgatgataatgatgctgctgatgatgatgatgatgctgctgcagctgctgctgctgatgatgatgatgttgatgatgatgatgataatgatttttatttttattattattattagtagtagtagtattattatgattatgatggtgaAAATGATGATTATGAGGGTGAtgatgttgttggtggtggttgtggtgatgatgatgctactgctgctgctgtttctgatgatgctgatgatatttTCCAAATTGAATAAAAACGAAAGCAATTATTTCACACGTGTACAAGTTAAGGAATATACCGATATCATCATAATACATTATAGCTTTctattattaaaaatgcataatCGAACAGCGTCTCTTTTAATACAATCTTACAAATACAGAATTTCGTTTTTATATTTCTTACTGTGAAACactgttaaaaaaatgaaagtgttaAGTAAGTGACGCGATAAAACAATTCTCAATTTAATCTCATTTGTATGAAGCGTGTTATTTGAACAATTCAGTTAAAGAATACATGCGAACGGACAATACATTTGCCTCTGTCAACGCTCGTGCTGGATGCGCAGagttctggaaatgtacattgtctgaaataaaagtgtaaaaacatgtctaaataaaacaacaacactcaAAAGtggattttatgtttaaattcgCAGTTAATTGCTCTGAAAAACACAGTGTTGCATacatcaggtttttttttatagattaatgTTTTTTATAGAGTATGTTAGCGAtggtcaaaattaaatatttggaaAGCTCTGTAACAACCCGTTGTGCAATtaaaccgttttgcaataaatttattgcaaaacggattggAGTTTCTTAgtgcaattttattttgttacaacaacccgttttgcaatgttCCCGTGTTGCAATAAAATGATCGCATATTTATTCGCAAtagttttattgcaaaacgggttggagtgtcttattgcaatgtgaaaattttataacaacccgttttgcaataaaatcatcactcttgtattaattaattaaaatggaTTGGAAGAGCTCAAAGGGAATTTCAAgtgttgtatttgaataaaataattgtgagtttagacttaaaattaaaatgcatggaaggtggtgaatttcgaaatttaaaacgataaaacaacacagaatgtgtatcgaatgtgatttcaaacaatttatttccaaagttaagataacgcaaaaatgcaataatttatagaaaaaaacGTGTCgaaatgtcttattgcaatgtgcattCTGTGTAGCATCACGTTTCGCAATACCATCACCACATATATATACTAATTGTTGCATATTGATTTGAAACTGTATAAAGGAAGTTTCAAATGTCGTCTctaaggtaaatatgataaaagaAGGCTGAATGTATACATGaagtgatgttcaccaatttgggaatTAAGTGAAGAATGCCCAGAAGTGCATGATTTTAATAACACAGTCCATGGAGCAGCAGTAAGAAGCGCATGAGGAATACAAATAAGCTCTGACTAAACTGTCTTTGAccccatcttaaataaagtgttaTGTTTCTGTCAActtgtattaaatatttttttgatgccgttgttttttatttcatgtgtGAGTTCtgcattttatttacatggtCGAAAGTAACGGCATGCTTTTATATTCTTATTATGATACTAGATTAATCTATCTTCAACCGACATTGACATTTACCCCTCCTTCCGCTCACTGGGGTATAAGCCGTCCGTTtacattcggcgcagtatgcagccacggcacattgccTTATTTCCGTGGTCTGAGAATGATTCGAATCAGGGACCTTCCGATTCCTATGCGTGCATCCTACCATAACCACGATTTCACAATGAAGACGtagattaaaatgcatttttcattttgattctaacacatgttatttttacaatttaatacatttatcATTATTCTGAAATAGCACAATATTACATCATTAACATGATCAATATGAAATACGATCGAGGAGTGCACGCGGATTCTATTGGTGAAAAGCGCCGTTTCACTGAAGTATTtgaaaattacaaataattgtattgttgaactgtttgaaataacAGGAACCCACAAGTAACATACATGGGTGGATCTGAACTTCATTCAGGACGCACTATAATTTTCACTGAGCAAGGGCACAATACTAGGCCGCTATGACGGTCATGCTATAGTAAGTTGTATCCCTTCTTGTAGTTGGATTGTGCAAACGATCAATATTTGTCCTTGTAAATCCTGTAACGTGGACTATTTAAGCATACATTATGAAGCTTTTTAAATCATTATAACCTACATTTTATCAACTATAAAACACAAAGGAAATGTATTCctaatgtgatttttttaaaagatGAGTATATACATCCTTATAACAAAATCATGTTCGGAAATTTCGCTCACATTTTGTTACAAAATCAATATCTCAATCGATTTCAAATAATTGCTAAAATCAAATAGTGTTGGTGATATGAACATTTATACAAACAGTAAGTGTGTTTTTCACATGCATGCATTAAATTTAAGACGAAATAATGCGTCATTCCCGTGACAAAGACTTTACTTTCttcaaaatgttttatataacaatTTTTGTCACAGTTGTTTTACACGAAATaatttttagtagtagtagtagtagtagtagtagtatagtattagtagtagtagtagtagtagtagtagtagtagtagtagtagtagtagtagtagtagtagtagttgtagtagtagtacaagtagttgtagtaggagtagtagtagtagtagtagtagtagtagtagtagtagtagtagtatagtagaatAAGTAAAAGTAAACGTAGAAGTAAAATTaagaagaaaaagtagtagtagcagtagaagcagtagtagtagtagtagtagtactagtagaagaagtagtagtagcagtattattattattattattagtagtagtagtagtagtagtagtagtagtaatagtagtagtagtagtagtagtagtagtagtagtagtagttgtagtagtagtagtagtagtagcagcagcagcagcagcagcagcagcagcagcagcagcagcagtagtagtagtagtagtaatagtagtagtagtagtagtagtagtagtagtagtagtagtagtagtagtagtagtagtagtagtagtagtagtagtagtagtagtagtagtagtagtagtagtagtagtagtagaagaagtagtagtagtagtagtagtagtagaagtagtagtagtagtagtagtagtagtagaagtagtagaagtagaagtagtagttgttataTTAGAAGTAGTAATTGATGTTGTTgttagttgttgtagtagttgtaatagtttaagttgtggtagaagtagtagtagaagtatttgcAATAGCATTAACAGTTTCACAACCAGCAGTAGAAGCATTCGTAGAAATGTATTAGCtttgctactactacgacttaaTTTTTCCCGCGCCGGTTAAAAGACGGAATAGATTTTGTAATTGTTCAAATATGCGTTTATTCAAACTAAACCTTTATGCTCAGGTACAAATTATATACAAACTGATAGCGTTAAAGCCTTCGAAATACCATGCCTTTAATAATGGAttctaaaacaaacattttatagcGGTTTAAGAATTCAACAGTAAATTGAGTTTGTTTTTCAATACAATGTTTTGCATCATGTAATTGGAACACTTCTGCCTTATCTTATTATCAAATCAGCAATATGTCATGCATAAACttgaaatttgaaacagtttcatGTAGCTCTGAACTgtgcttaatttaattaaatcttATCATCATGAGAAAACCACGACTCAAGGATGAATTCAAAAGTTTTACTTCGTATAAGATATCGAATGTGGCTTATTATTTGCGAGCTGCGTGTATTCAATACCATTGTTAGATAAGCTATGTAATAGGTGCATAAAtcattatgttatatattttgcatgtaaatattattcagcATACCAATAACAAATTACTAAAAAGGTAAAAGATGAATATTGTAAACTAAAGTACGTTATATTGTCATTTAAATTGCTAatctatattatatattatatttcttcaAATATTAGGGAAATACGAAAGCCAAATAGCTGTCTAACAAGCGTTTGCCCGTGTTCGATCTAATTTACGCCGCAGTCAATGCGCCATGTTTGGAATTATCGTCCAAAGCCGCTTATGTTGTAAATACTTACGCGGACTTTTTTTCTTCTGTGTGAAAACAAGCGTGATACTCACATAATAATTAATATGCTCATTGTTAATAAACTCATTAGTCGGAATGTTTTACAATAACCTTAACTAACTTTGAGATCCCCTTGAAATTCACGTTGAACAGACAATGTAATTTTCAAATATGACGATCATTTTCGCAACACTATAAAGTCAGTTTAGactcatatttaacatttaaatgatgctagtatttatttgatatttatactTCAATAATATTAACAATCAAAACGTAATAactatttgttttttatattttgcaagtTACTAGCCTATAATATGTTGCATTTCAAAGAAGTTGCGAGCCCCGTGTATTAAATACCATGGTTATATAAGCTATGTTATAGGTACATTACTGATTGTTTTATATACTTGCCTACTCCTGTTCTAAATGAACCATGCTTCATTATGGTATAAGTGTTATTAAACTACATTTATAAATAAGGGAACCATGATGAGCTAAAGTAAATACTATTAAGGCAACCCGTGTAATCATCGCAAATCCTTGCAATTGAGCAGTGCATTTTGATCAACCCTCATCTGCGTATCCTCAGCAATATATCTGAAACCTGTTTTCCTTTCAAAACATTGTAAGTAATTGTGGCGAAGTGTCAAAATGAAGTTTCCTGGATTCATTTTGATTTTTTGGTTTGGGATAATTTTCAAAGGAAGTATTTGTTTTCCGGAACCACGCAGCAATGTCAGACTCAGTGATTTACAGAGACAAATAGACGATATTAGAAACGAATTAGATGGAAAGGTAGTTAGCAAGCGAGATTTATTAGAAACGTTGTTTAAGATGATTGCAGGGCTAGTCGGTCACAACGAAAAAGAATCGACTGAGACAAGACACACTCGTAATCTTGAACAGAGCGACTCTTCAGACAGATATCGGCGACAAACAACGAAAGTTTACTATCGATGAAGCATATGAACATGGCACATTGAACGATTCTGCTGCTGAGTTTCGTAACACAACAGCGAAAATGAATTATGATCTGTTAGTGGAATTAAAAAAGATCGAGGACATTTATAGCCAACAGTCGGAGTCAGAAGGAAGACACCATGCGCTCAAGAATGCAAGCATGCAAGTAAGGCTcctattacaaaatataacagcATCGATTGACAATTTTTCTTCTCTGGCAACTACCTATGTCTCAAAACTGTATTTTGAGAAAAGCTTGTCTCAAAAGAGCTGCAATACGCATGAAACTGGAAATGACATGGAAAATGCACCTAAATCATGTCAAGATGTAAAGGAAAGCGGTATCCACACCATATATCCAGACTTTAAAACATCCGGTCTGGAAGTTTATTGTGAGATCGATCAAGGCAAGGCATGGGTTGTTATTCAGCGTCGCAGATATGGAACGGTTGACTTTGATCGCTCCTGGGAGGAATATAAGAATGGCTTTGGAAATCTTACTGGTGATTTCTGGCTGGGAAACGAGTATATATACCACATGACCAAATATCAGTCGCGTCAGCTGCGAATAGACATGGAGACGTTTGAAGGCAAAAAGGTGTATGCAATGTATAACGAGTTCGGTGTTTCGTCAGAGGAAGGAAAGTACAGATTGAAAGCAGATATGTACTCCGGTGATGCTGGTGATGCATTAAATGTTGCAGGAAAGATACATAATGGACAGATGTTTTCTACGTATGACGCGGACAATGACATCTACAGCAGTTGCTGTTCTTGCTCCTATAAAAGTGGTTGGTGGTTTGGTGATTGCCTAAGGGCAAATCTGAATGGCAAGTATTACTACAAACATGAAACTGTACCGGGTACACAAGGTATTGTTTGGTATACACTGTCAACATCATGGTCGGTTATGAAatttgtagaaatgaagatacaTTAAGGACGATTCAATATGTCGACAGAGTTCCATATAACGTTAATGAAAGTCGCTATAAAAATATCACTTACTCCTCGTCTTTTGGATAAAATTATTATGCATGCCagctttttgtatttaaatttagcTTTTTCAAATTGTATTGCAATAAAAATGGGAATATATTATGTACATTTAGTTATATTTAATAGGAGTATGTACTAAGTTAGTAATGTTTTAGTCTATTGTTGACGCTTTAGCAATCTGTAACATTTAGAACAGAATAAAACTGTTGTCTCATGACAAAAATAGTGTCTCTCTCTCAGTTTAATTTGTTTATGTacgtttaataaatatttacttctgtacatgtttcatatatatttatctcaTGTAGGTAGTTATTTATGAGATTGGCATGATTGGTCGAGctgaagtttaaaaaatgcccaCTAACGCCTTTTTACTTGGTCAGGTAATCATAAAGAAAACGCCTTTTCGCCTAATGTTGAAGTTCAGTCTGAATAGCCTATTTacattattgtatatgtattgatttTAGCGTCAAAATGAAAACGATAACTGATTGATTAATGTGTATTCAATATTAATCGTATTATCACCTAGATAGTTTTGAAGAAAAAGTCTGTACATCTGTATGAGTGCACATCGTTTGACGCACATCAAATTAACGATGTGATAGTGTCTTTATCCACTACATTTAGAAGTGAAGAATGTGATTCCTATGATTTGAACTCAACGAAGTTTCATATGAGTTTCACCTTTTGGGTGGACATGCGCTTATTCCCGGGTTGTTCCTCTCAAAAAAAGATAACTTCGATATTTTGCCCTTAGATAAAGATTTTcacattaatttaatatattaaacgtTTTAATGGCAGTTCATAGGAAGTTATGATCTGACATTGATGCAGCTACCTCGTCGTGCCTCAACATGCTGACGACGGTATTTTTTTTCAATGCATTTAACGAAAACATTACGGTCATGACGAAAATATTTGTatcacgctctgggaaaacagggcttaatgctcgtgcagaaagagttgtcccagattggcatcTTAGCAATCGAAACCGTACAGCATATGAATGTTGATTGAGAAGAaagaatttgtattttttgttatcaCATATAAGTAATTGAAAACgaatatcatgttttttttccaatctctATGTAGTTTTTTCATCGTAGTTATATGTACGTATAACGTATACTGTTTTTAAATGGGAAAGCGACAATACGTTAATTTTCTGTGACGAGCAAAGGATGAGTGGCGTCTTGGCAGGGTAGCGCATTAGAACATAAGATGCAAAAGTGTCGATCGTTATTATTTACCATTAATAGAACACTATACATTAGACAATCACTGTCAGAGTAGTATCGACCAAAGAAGCTCAGGCAAAAGTATGATCATATTAGTGAAATACTTGGTCTAAGATGAAttgattgataaataactaaCCAGGATAAATAGTGACTGCCTATACATAGCTTAATGGATGATCTCATACTGTTAGTTATTGGCACTCACTCTTTCACCCTCGCTTATggaaaacagtatttatttacagtatgcgcgtaaagtgtcttccgcttttatgtttttttttgtttaaatgaggtATCTTCTTAATGAAATTCAAGTTTGGGCGGAAAATGCcgaccctgattagccagtgcggactgcagaggctaatatgggacgacgttttacacacacacacacacacacacacacacacacacacacacacacacacacacacacacacacacacacacacacacacacacacacacacacacacacacacacacacacacacacacacacacacacacacacacacacacacacacacagacacacacacacacgcgcgcgcgcgcgcacacacacacacacacacacacacataccacgcacacacgcgcacacacacacacacacacacacacgcacgca from Dreissena polymorpha isolate Duluth1 chromosome 10, UMN_Dpol_1.0, whole genome shotgun sequence encodes the following:
- the LOC127847455 gene encoding fibroleukin-like — encoded protein: MNYDLLVELKKIEDIYSQQSESEGRHHALKNASMQVRLLLQNITASIDNFSSLATTYVSKLYFEKSLSQKSCNTHETGNDMENAPKSCQDVKESGIHTIYPDFKTSGLEVYCEIDQGKAWVVIQRRRYGTVDFDRSWEEYKNGFGNLTGDFWLGNEYIYHMTKYQSRQLRIDMETFEGKKVYAMYNEFGVSSEEGKYRLKADMYSGDAGDALNVAGKIHNGQMFSTYDADNDIYSSCCSCSYKSGWWFGDCLRANLNGKYYYKHETVPGTQGIVWYTLSTSWSVMKFVEMKIH